A window of the Scleropages formosus chromosome 5, fSclFor1.1, whole genome shotgun sequence genome harbors these coding sequences:
- the LOC108930919 gene encoding probable carboxypeptidase X1: MARLGASLLLLIFMFVVSDALPTSDTVTVNNSVSANPGRSIAETTSNPTRASSPQSTAESAGRPAATAQPNASATAKPPGTGPSLGFHTEDLDESIDKSVEKKVWSKENEEPEEQECPPLGLESLRVQDTQLRASSFQRHGLGPHRGRLNIQSGLEDGDIYDGAWCAKYEDQNQWLEVDARQPTLFTGVILQGRNSIWSWDWVTTYKVQFSNDSIAWKPSMNGTKEAVFEGNQDVETPVLAVFPEPTVARYIRINPQTWFENGTVCLRAEVLGCPLPDPNNIYTWGTEQESTDKLDFRHHNYKEMRKLMKSVNEDCPDITRIYSIGKSYMGLKLYVMEISDNPGKHELGEPEFRYVAGMHGNEALGRELVLSLMQFLCHEYKQGNQRIVRLVKETRIHLLPSMNPDGYEMAYKKGSELAGWAMGRYSYEGIDMNHNFADLNSVMWDALELETDKSKLINHYIPIPEKYTSEEAFVAPETRAVISWMQNIPFVLSANLHGGELVVTYPFDMTRDWAPSEHTPTPDDSFFRWLATVYASTNQVMSNPDRRPCHNEDFLRHNNIINGAEWHTVPGSMNDFSYLHTNCFEVTVELSCDKFPHASELPTEWENNKESLLVYMEQVHRGIKGVVRDKDTEAGIADAIIKVDGIDHHIRSAFDGDYWRLLNPGDYEVTASAEGYFSNRRMCRVEYDHYPTICDFLLTKTPKQRLREILAKGGKIPKDLQLRLRALRMKKLRATTKAINRRRARERRARAL, translated from the exons ATGGCACGGCTTGGTGCGTCCCTTCTTCTCCTTATTTTTATGTTCGTTGTAAGCGATGCTCTCCCCACCAGTGATACCGTGACGGTCAATAATTCAGTGAGCGCCAATCCAGGTAGAAGCATCGCTGAGACGACCTCCAACCCGACTCGCGCAAGTTCTCCCCAAAGCACCGCTGAGAGCGCCGGCCGTCCCGCAGCCACAGCGCAGCCGAACGCATCCGCCACCGCGAAGCCCCCAGGGACCGGGCCGTCTCTGGGCTTCCACACTGAAGACCTGGACGAGAGCATCGACAAAAGTGTGGAGAAGAAAGTCTGGAGCAAAGAGAACGAGGAGCCCGAGGAACAAG AATGTCCGCCTCTTGGTCTCGAGTCCCTTCGAGTCCAGGACACACAGCTCCGTGCCTCCTCCTTCCAACGGCATGGACTTGGTCCCCATCGGGGGCGCCTCAATATCCAG TCAGGCCTTGAAGATGGAGATATCTACGATGGAGCTTGGTGTGCCAAATATGAAGATCAGAATCAGTGGCTGGAAGTAGATGCCCGGCAGCCAACTCTCTTCACCGGGGTCATCCTGCAGGGGCGAAACTCTATTTGGAG CTGGGACTGGGTGACGACCTACAAGGTGCAGTTCAGTAACGACTCCATTGCGTGGAAGCCCAGCATGAATGGGACAAAAGAAGCA GTGTTTGAGGGCAATCAAGATGTAGAGACCCCTGTCCTTGCTGTGTTTCCTGAGCCCACTGTGGCTCGCTACATCCGCATCAACCCCCAAACCTGGTTCGAGAATGGGACCGTGTGCCTGAGGGCTGAGGTTTTGGGCTGTCCTCTTCCAG ATCCTAACAATATTTATACTTGGGGCACTGAACAAGAATCCACGGATAAACTTGATTTCAGGCATCACAACTACAAGGAGATGAGAAAG CTCATGAAATCTGTGAACGAGGATTGCCCTGACATCACACGCATTTACAGCATTGGGAAGAGCTACATGGGCCTCAAGCTCTACGTCATGGAGATTTCAGACAACCCTGGCAAGCATGAACTGG GTGAGCCAGAGTTCCGCTATGTGGCCGGGATGCACGGGAACGAGGCTCTGGGTCGGGAGCTGGTCCTCAGCCTCATGCAGTTCTTGTGCCACGAGTACAAGCAGGGCAACCAGCGCATCGTCCGCCTGGTCAAGGAGACCCGCATCCACCTCCTGCCTTCCATGAATCCCGATGGCTATGAGATGGCCTACAAgaag GGTTCAGAGCTGGCCGGGTGGGCAATGGGTCGCTACAGTTACGAAGGGATCGACATGAACCACAACTTCGCCGACCTGAACTCGGTCATGTGGGACGCCCTCGAGTTGGAGACGGACAAATCGAAACTGATCAACCACTACATCCCCATTCCCGAGAAGTACACCTCCGAGGAGGCTTTT GTCGCTCCTGAGACACGGGCCGTGATCAGCTGGATGCAGAACATCCCGTTCGTGCTGAGCGCCAACCTGCACGGTGGCGAGCTAGTGGTCACCTACCCCTTCGACATGACGCGTGACTGGGCCCCCAGCGagcacacccccaccccagatGACAGCTTCTTCCGCTGGCTGGCTACCGTCTACGCCAGCACCAACCAGGTCATGTCCAACCCGGACCGACGACCCTGTCACAATGAGGACTTCCTGCGACACAACAACATCATCAATGGCGCCGAGTGGCATACAGTACCTGGCA GCATGAATGACTTTAGCTACCTTCACACCAACTGCTTCGAGGTGACTGTGGAGCTCTCCTGCGACAAGTTCCCCCACGCCAGTGAGCTCCCCACCGAGTGGGAGAACAACAAAGAATCACTGCTGGTTTACATGGAGCAG GTCCACAGAGGAATCAAGGGGGTGGTGAGGGACAAGGACACGGAGGCTGGAATTGCAGATGCTATCATCAAAGTAGACGGCATTGACCATCACATCAGATCAG CCTTCGATGGCGACTACTGGCGGCTCCTGAATCCTGGTGACTACGAGGTGACAGCGAGTGCCGAGGGATACTTCTCCAACAGGCGCATGTGCCGAGTCGAGTATGATCACTACCCCACCATCTGCGACTTCCTCCTCACAAAAACACCCAAGCAGAGGTTGCGGGAGATCCTGGCCAAGGGGGGCAAGATACCCAAAGACCTGCAGTTGCGGCTGCGTGCTCTGCGAATGAAGAAGCTGCGCGCTACCACCAAGGCCATCAACAGGCGTCGTGCTCGGGAACGCAGAGCCAGGGCTCTCTGA
- the LOC108930887 gene encoding probable N-acetyltransferase CML1: MTSFHVRRYRPEDAEAVKKVFTTSMGEHVPSTFLHMLKQPLTQAVASCVIGGLLLSSRSLILPLLASALLVAGSRQLVGYIFTRYIQMCLKKDLGRIQEAYMEPEDRCFWVAESGGCVVATVACLPSSVREECLELKRMAVLRSHRGLGIAKALCRTVADFARQRGYRAVMLYTSVVQSEAQRLYEGMGYARVGEALVPEMLAKLLNFTLIEYRYELPEQNDRRSSCSRK; encoded by the coding sequence ATGACCAGCTTTCACGTGCGGAGATACCGGCCCGAGGATGCCGAGGCGGTCAAGAAGGTGTTCACCACGAGCATGGGCGAGCACGTTCCCTCCACCTTCTTGCACATGCTCAAACAGCCCCTCACCCAGGCTGTCGCCTCATGCGTCATTGGCGGCCTGCTGCTCAGCTCCAGGTCACTGATCCTGCCGCTACTGGCCTCTGCCCTGCTCGTGGCGGGGAGCCGCCAGCTCGTGGGCTACATCTTCACACGCTACATCCAGATGTGCCTGAAGAAGGACTTGGGTCGTATCCAAGAAGCCTACATGGAGCCCGAGGATCGCTGCTTCTGGGTGGCGGAGAGCGGGGGCTGCGTGGTGGCAACCGTGGCCTGCCTGCCCTCCTCGGTCAGGGAGGAGTGCCTGGAGCTGAAGCGCATGGCCGTTCTCAGGAGCCACCGCGGCTTGGGCATTGCCAAGGCCCTGTGCCGGACCGTGGCCGACTTCGCCCGCCAGAGGGGCTACCGGGCCGTCATGTTATACACCTCGGTGGTCCAGAGTGAAGCTCAGAGGCTATACGAGGGAATGGGCTACGCGAGGGTGGGTGAGGCCCTCGTCCCAGAGATGTTGGCCAAGCTGCTGAATTTCACGCTTATCGAGTACAGGTACGAGCTCCCAGAGCAGAATGACAGACGAAGCAGCTGCTCTAGGAAAtga